In Sciurus carolinensis chromosome 13, mSciCar1.2, whole genome shotgun sequence, a genomic segment contains:
- the Itgb1bp1 gene encoding integrin beta-1-binding protein 1 translates to MFRKGKKRHSSSSSQSSEISTKSKSVESSLGGLSRSSTVASLDTDSTKSSGQSNNNLDTCAEFRVKYVGAIEKLKLSEGKGLEGPLDLINYIDVAQQDGKLPFVPLEEEFIMGVSKYGIKVSTSDQYDVLHRHALYLIIRMVCYDDGLGAGKSLLALKTTDASNEEYSLWVYQCHSLEQAQAICKVLSTAFDAVLTSEKS, encoded by the exons ATGTTTCGGAAAGGCAAAAAGCGACACAGTAGTAGCAGTTCCCAAAGTAGTGAAATCAGTACCAAGAGCAAG TCTGTGGAGTCCAGTCTGGGGGGCCTGTCCCGATCCAGCACTGTGGCCAGCCTTGATACGGACTCCACCAAAAGCTCAG GACAAAGCAACAATAACTTAGATACCTGTGCAGAATTCCGGGTGAAGTATGTTGGCGCCATTGAGAAGCTGAAACTCTCAGAGGGAAAAGGCCTGGAAGGACCGTTAGACCTGATAAATTATATAGATGTTGcccag cAAGATGGAAAATTGCCTTTTGTACCTCTGGAGGAAGAATTTATTATGGGAGTTTCCAAGTATGGGATAAAAGTATCAACTTCAGATCAGTAT GATGTGTTACACAGGCATGCTCTGTACTTAATCATCCGGATGGTGTGTTACGATGACGGCCTGGGGGCAGGAAAAAGCTTACTGGCTCTTAAGACCACAGATGCAAGCAACGAAGAGTACAGCCTGTGGGTCTATCAGTGCCACAGCCTG GAACAAGCACAGGCAATCTGCAAAGTTTTATCCACTGCGTTCGACGCTGTGTTAACCTCTGAGAAATCCTGA